One window of the Archangium primigenium genome contains the following:
- a CDS encoding ABC transporter substrate-binding protein, translating to MKWMWMVALVALVGCKSENKAPASAEAGAPGAPAAQKKLSVGFSQVGAESAWRTAETQSIRGEAEKRGVDLKFADAQGKQAQQIQALTSFIAQKVDAIVLAPVVETGWDVVLSQAKQANIPVILVDRGIKVTDDSLYTTLIASDFVEEGRMAAEWLAKQTNGKANVYELQGTTGAAPAIDRKKGFEEVLAKYPELKIVKSQSADFTRAKGKEVMEAFIKSDGQQIQAVYAHNDDMALGAIQALEEAGMKPGEGVTVISVDGVKGAFEAMVAGKLNATVECNPLMGPLVFDTITKVRSGEKVEKFIKNTDRLFEKTNAAQVIGSREY from the coding sequence ATGAAATGGATGTGGATGGTCGCGCTGGTCGCTTTGGTGGGCTGTAAGTCCGAGAACAAGGCCCCGGCCTCCGCCGAGGCGGGCGCGCCCGGTGCCCCCGCCGCGCAGAAGAAGCTGTCCGTGGGTTTCTCCCAGGTGGGCGCCGAGAGCGCCTGGCGCACCGCCGAGACCCAGTCCATCCGCGGCGAGGCGGAGAAGCGCGGCGTGGACCTCAAGTTCGCCGACGCCCAGGGCAAGCAGGCCCAGCAGATCCAGGCCCTCACGTCCTTCATCGCGCAGAAGGTGGACGCCATCGTGCTCGCGCCGGTGGTGGAGACGGGCTGGGACGTGGTCCTGAGCCAGGCCAAGCAGGCCAACATCCCCGTCATCCTCGTGGACCGGGGCATCAAGGTGACCGACGACAGCCTCTACACCACGCTCATCGCCAGTGACTTCGTGGAGGAGGGCCGCATGGCGGCCGAGTGGCTGGCCAAGCAGACCAACGGCAAGGCCAATGTCTACGAGCTGCAGGGCACCACCGGCGCCGCCCCGGCCATCGACCGCAAGAAGGGTTTCGAGGAGGTGCTGGCGAAGTACCCGGAGCTGAAGATCGTCAAGAGCCAGAGCGCCGACTTCACCCGCGCCAAGGGCAAGGAGGTCATGGAGGCCTTCATCAAGTCCGACGGTCAGCAGATCCAGGCCGTCTACGCGCACAACGACGACATGGCCCTGGGCGCCATCCAGGCCCTGGAAGAGGCGGGCATGAAGCCGGGCGAGGGCGTCACCGTCATCTCCGTGGACGGCGTCAAGGGCGCCTTCGAGGCCATGGTCGCCGGCAAGCTCAACGCCACGGTGGAGTGCAACCCGCTCATGGGTCCGCTCGTCTTCGACACCATCACCAAGGTGCGCTCGGGTGAGAAGGTCGAGAAGTTCATCAAGAACACCGACCGTCTCTTCGAGAAGACGAACGCGGCGCAGGTCATCGGTTCGCGTGAGTACTGA
- a CDS encoding family 43 glycosylhydrolase, protein MGSLLCLMAGLSLSACRNEPPAPPVIEEPAPAPTPEPEPPPPPAPTPVAGDFTNPLRLSLADGGRVDNCPDPTILQGQGADTAWYLFCAPAPWNDEDREVSREYRQHLFSIHKSADLVAWTYVGDALTARPSWANPTSGLRSPELAYFNHKYHLYFTVLETQTGGSAIGVATSDSPAGPWTVSERPVVEPHEAPCCGNSRRWTYDPEILLAEDGRKYIYYGSFYGGLSVRELSADGLASDPFTQVEVTVANRYEAPLVLQHEGYYYLLAVAASGVCCNGALTGSSVFAGRSKSPMGPFVDRDGVRLTLNRVGGTPVLGANGNAWVGTGHPTAFTDMGGQDWIVYPALDRNAPYLAPAPNGDLPPKRQLLMDALDWVDGWPVARGGQGPSDTAQPAPAARAGEKSRYPSAAAAVRDVPGTLLGADEFNGGAVGAEWSWTRGGSASYEVRDGVLRFATQDADLHENNNSASVLWRPAPAGDFLVETKMSFDLPPVSCCHNYVQAGVLIQSDDDNYVRLMQVSFWETRQIVFAKEVGPAVPARHPRYGETFGGPADETVWLRIVRRARGAEQTYTAYSSRDGVLWSQGATWTHALGTNARVGLVSLGGRGFSARFDYVRLHAVSP, encoded by the coding sequence TTGGGGAGCCTGCTCTGCCTGATGGCGGGCCTGTCGCTGTCGGCGTGTCGTAACGAGCCGCCCGCGCCGCCCGTCATCGAGGAGCCGGCCCCCGCTCCCACGCCCGAGCCCGAGCCGCCGCCTCCCCCCGCGCCCACGCCGGTGGCCGGAGACTTCACCAATCCCCTGCGGCTTTCCCTCGCGGACGGGGGCCGGGTGGACAACTGCCCGGACCCGACGATCCTCCAGGGGCAGGGGGCGGACACCGCCTGGTATCTGTTCTGTGCGCCCGCCCCGTGGAACGACGAGGACCGAGAGGTGTCGCGGGAGTACAGACAACACCTGTTTTCCATTCACAAATCAGCGGACCTCGTCGCCTGGACGTATGTCGGGGATGCCCTGACGGCGCGGCCCTCGTGGGCGAATCCCACGTCCGGTCTGCGGTCGCCGGAGCTCGCCTACTTCAATCACAAATATCATCTCTATTTCACCGTCCTGGAAACCCAGACGGGTGGCAGCGCCATCGGGGTCGCCACCAGTGACAGCCCGGCGGGCCCTTGGACCGTCTCGGAGCGGCCGGTGGTGGAGCCGCACGAGGCGCCCTGCTGTGGCAACTCGCGGCGGTGGACGTATGATCCGGAGATCCTCCTCGCCGAGGATGGCCGGAAGTATATCTATTACGGGAGCTTCTACGGCGGCCTCTCGGTGCGCGAGCTCTCGGCGGATGGCCTCGCCTCGGACCCCTTCACCCAGGTGGAGGTCACCGTGGCCAACCGGTACGAGGCGCCGCTCGTGCTCCAGCACGAGGGCTACTACTACCTGCTGGCCGTCGCGGCGAGTGGGGTGTGCTGCAATGGCGCCCTGACGGGCTCCAGTGTCTTCGCGGGCCGCTCCAAGAGCCCGATGGGCCCCTTCGTGGATCGGGATGGGGTTCGCCTCACCCTCAACCGGGTGGGCGGCACGCCCGTGCTCGGCGCCAATGGCAATGCATGGGTGGGCACGGGCCACCCCACGGCGTTCACCGACATGGGAGGACAGGATTGGATCGTCTATCCCGCGCTCGACCGGAACGCGCCCTACCTGGCGCCCGCGCCCAATGGCGACCTGCCGCCCAAGCGGCAACTGTTGATGGACGCGCTGGACTGGGTGGACGGCTGGCCCGTGGCGCGGGGCGGGCAGGGCCCCTCGGATACGGCGCAGCCGGCTCCGGCGGCCCGGGCCGGTGAGAAGAGCCGCTACCCGTCCGCCGCCGCCGCGGTGCGGGACGTGCCGGGCACGCTCCTGGGCGCGGACGAGTTCAACGGCGGCGCGGTGGGCGCGGAGTGGTCCTGGACGCGCGGCGGCTCGGCGTCCTACGAGGTGCGCGACGGGGTGCTGCGCTTCGCCACGCAGGACGCGGATCTCCACGAGAACAACAACAGCGCGTCCGTGCTGTGGCGGCCCGCGCCCGCGGGGGACTTCCTCGTCGAGACCAAGATGAGCTTCGACCTGCCGCCGGTGAGCTGCTGCCACAATTACGTGCAGGCGGGCGTGCTCATCCAGTCGGATGACGACAACTACGTGCGGCTCATGCAGGTGTCCTTCTGGGAGACGCGGCAGATCGTCTTCGCCAAGGAGGTGGGCCCCGCGGTGCCCGCGCGCCACCCCCGCTACGGCGAGACGTTCGGCGGCCCCGCGGACGAGACCGTGTGGCTGCGCATCGTGCGGCGCGCGCGGGGCGCCGAGCAGACGTACACGGCGTACTCCAGCCGGGATGGCGTCCTCTGGAGCCAGGGCGCCACCTGGACCCATGCCCTGGGCACCAACGCCCGCGTGGGCCTGGTGTCCCTGGGGGGCAGGGGCTTCAGCGCCCGGTTCGACTACGTGCGCCTCCACGCCGTCTCCCCCTGA